In Micromonospora sp. LH3U1, one genomic interval encodes:
- a CDS encoding ECF subfamily RNA polymerase sigma factor, BldN family, which translates to MTTFGYAERPAGLAGQPTRSHVNERPAARAPLDDSNGTAVRGDGAAQRIRSRPHHNEPPPRPAVPGANAKPAGGRVAVPARPIMPSQGRRVSDTPAVTTDPAAGETAVIPAVPATTATTPTGFPSRPDPSDPATEVWTLIERAQAGESEAFGLIYDRYVDTVFRFVYFRVGNRQLAEDLTSDTFLRALKRISSFTWQGRDLGAWLVTIARNLVADHFKSGRYRLEVTTGDVLDADREDRGPEGSPEAAVVEHITNVALLTAVKQLNPEQQECIVLRFLQGFSVAETARAMGKNEGAIKALQYRAVRALARLLPDGFQP; encoded by the coding sequence GTGACCACCTTCGGTTACGCGGAACGCCCAGCCGGCCTGGCTGGTCAGCCGACCCGCTCCCACGTCAACGAGCGGCCAGCGGCCCGCGCTCCACTGGACGATTCGAACGGCACCGCCGTGCGGGGCGACGGCGCGGCGCAACGGATCCGCAGCCGGCCACACCACAACGAGCCACCACCTCGACCTGCGGTGCCCGGCGCGAACGCGAAGCCGGCCGGCGGCCGGGTCGCCGTACCGGCCCGACCGATCATGCCTTCGCAGGGTCGACGGGTCAGCGACACACCGGCGGTGACCACCGACCCGGCGGCGGGTGAAACAGCGGTCATTCCGGCAGTGCCGGCCACCACCGCCACCACCCCGACCGGCTTCCCGAGCCGCCCGGATCCGTCCGACCCGGCCACCGAGGTCTGGACGCTGATCGAGCGGGCTCAGGCTGGTGAGTCCGAGGCGTTCGGTCTGATCTACGACCGGTACGTGGACACCGTGTTCCGGTTCGTCTACTTCCGGGTCGGTAATCGGCAACTCGCCGAGGACCTCACCTCGGACACGTTCCTGCGCGCGCTCAAGCGGATCAGCAGCTTCACCTGGCAGGGTCGTGACCTCGGCGCCTGGCTGGTGACGATCGCCCGCAACCTGGTCGCGGACCACTTCAAGTCGGGCCGGTACCGGCTGGAGGTCACCACCGGCGACGTGCTCGACGCCGACCGGGAGGACCGGGGCCCGGAGGGCAGCCCGGAGGCGGCGGTGGTGGAGCACATCACCAACGTCGCGCTACTCACCGCCGTCAAGCAGCTCAATCCGGAGCAGCAGGAGTGCATCGTGCTCCGCTTCCTCCAGGGCTTCTCGGTCGCCGAGACGGCCCGGGCGATGGGCAAGAACGAGGGTGCCATCAAAGCCCTCCAGTACCGGGCCGTTCGCGCCCTGGCCCGACTCCTGCCCGACGGCTTCCAGCCGTAG